In Massilia forsythiae, one DNA window encodes the following:
- a CDS encoding NAD(P)/FAD-dependent oxidoreductase, whose translation MQSKIVIVGGGAGGLELACKLGRKLGRENVMLVDSRLYHVWKPSLHEVAAGTLDIHQEGLSYQMLAHDRGFTFVYGAMTALDAAARRLTVAAVGAADGEEVIPERSIGYESLVIAVGSTSNYFGVPGARENTISLNATEDAERFRLRLLRLLTQVELDKEKSGAGVTSAGAGARTGLDIVIIGGGATGVELAAELREASGVYAAYGFNRLQVQRDVRITLIEGAPRILAPLPERVSGAALRLLEQRAIKVVTDCRVSSIDRHHVSDSQGNVYPSDLCVWAAGIRAPEFLGSLGLPTTRGGQLDVDAHLRVKGVAGVYALGDCAACFDGDGKPVPPRAQAAHQQADYLLTTFMNMASGHAPQKKPYVYRDYGSLVSIGHQTTVGSLMGSLRGASWFVEGFMARIMYLSLHLLHHKAVLGPVRTGVMATARFLIRRTTPLVKLH comes from the coding sequence TTGCAAAGTAAGATCGTGATTGTCGGCGGCGGTGCGGGCGGGCTGGAACTGGCCTGCAAGCTGGGCCGCAAGCTGGGCCGGGAAAACGTGATGCTGGTGGACAGCCGGCTGTACCACGTATGGAAACCCTCGCTGCACGAAGTGGCGGCGGGCACGCTGGACATCCACCAGGAAGGCCTGTCCTACCAGATGCTGGCGCACGACCGCGGCTTCACCTTCGTGTACGGCGCCATGACCGCGCTCGACGCGGCGGCCAGGCGCCTGACGGTGGCGGCGGTGGGGGCCGCCGACGGCGAGGAAGTCATCCCGGAGCGCAGCATCGGTTACGAATCGCTGGTGATCGCGGTGGGCAGCACCTCGAACTACTTCGGCGTGCCCGGCGCGCGCGAAAACACGATCTCGCTGAACGCTACCGAGGATGCCGAGCGCTTCCGCCTGCGTTTGCTGCGCCTGCTGACCCAGGTCGAGCTGGACAAGGAAAAGAGTGGGGCAGGGGTGACCTCGGCCGGCGCAGGCGCGCGCACAGGCCTGGACATCGTGATCATCGGCGGCGGCGCCACCGGCGTCGAGCTGGCGGCCGAGCTGCGCGAAGCCTCGGGCGTGTACGCCGCCTACGGCTTCAACCGCCTGCAGGTGCAGCGCGACGTGCGCATCACCCTGATCGAGGGCGCGCCGCGCATCCTGGCGCCGCTGCCGGAACGCGTCTCGGGCGCGGCGCTGCGCCTGCTGGAGCAGCGCGCCATCAAGGTGGTGACCGATTGCCGCGTCAGCAGCATCGACCGCCACCACGTCAGCGACAGCCAGGGCAACGTCTATCCGTCCGACCTGTGCGTGTGGGCGGCCGGCATCCGCGCGCCGGAATTCCTCGGTTCGCTCGGCCTGCCGACCACCAGGGGCGGCCAGCTCGACGTCGACGCCCACCTGCGTGTGAAGGGCGTGGCGGGCGTGTATGCGCTGGGCGATTGCGCCGCCTGCTTCGACGGCGACGGCAAGCCGGTGCCGCCGCGCGCCCAGGCCGCGCACCAGCAGGCCGACTACCTCTTGACCACCTTCATGAACATGGCCAGCGGTCATGCGCCGCAAAAGAAGCCCTACGTCTACCGCGACTACGGTTCGCTGGTGTCGATCGGCCACCAGACCACGGTCGGCAGCCTGATGGGTTCGCTGCGCGGGGCCAGCTGGTTCGTGGAAGGGTTCATGGCGCGCATCATGTACCTGAGCCTGCACCTGCTGCACCACAAGGCGGTGCTGGGACCGGTGCGCACCGGCGTGATGGCGACCGCGCGTTTCCTGATCCGCCGCACCACGCCGCTGGTCAAGCTGCATTGA
- a CDS encoding DEAD/DEAH box helicase, with amino-acid sequence MSFASLGLIDQITRTLVSLSYTSPTAVQSQAIPAVLAGRDVMAAAQTGTGKTAAFALPLLQRLALEGAQAPSNGARSLVLVPTRELAEQVHDSVKAYGAGLPLRTMVAYGGVSINPQMMRLRKGVDVLVATPGRLLDLQRQNAVRFDAVQALVLDEADRMLDLGFARDLDKLFALLPKRRQTLLFSATFSDPIRAMAAKLLDDPVGIEATPRNTTVKAIRQWVVPVDKKRKPELFLHLLRRHRWPQVLAFVKTRKGVDALVELLAAKCINADSIHGDKPQPARLRALERFKAGEVDVLVATDVAARGLDIDNLPVVVNVDLPIVAEDYVHRSGRTGRAGASGEAVSLVCADEVQQLAAIEALTGQTLPRQEEDGFAPEHRVPQTNAGGQVVKKPKKPKKPKGDAQVVSEDVRFRR; translated from the coding sequence ATGTCGTTCGCTTCGCTCGGCCTGATCGACCAGATCACGCGCACCCTCGTCTCGCTGTCGTACACCTCCCCCACCGCGGTCCAGTCGCAAGCCATTCCCGCCGTGCTGGCCGGGCGCGACGTGATGGCCGCCGCCCAGACCGGCACCGGCAAGACCGCCGCCTTCGCCCTGCCGCTGCTGCAGCGCCTGGCGCTGGAAGGCGCCCAGGCGCCCAGCAACGGCGCGCGCAGCCTGGTGCTGGTGCCGACCCGCGAACTGGCCGAGCAGGTGCACGACAGTGTCAAGGCCTACGGCGCCGGCCTGCCGCTGCGCACCATGGTGGCCTACGGCGGCGTCAGCATCAACCCGCAGATGATGCGCCTGCGCAAGGGCGTGGATGTGCTGGTGGCCACGCCCGGCCGCCTGCTCGACCTGCAGCGCCAGAACGCGGTGCGCTTCGATGCGGTGCAGGCGCTGGTGCTGGACGAGGCCGACCGCATGCTCGACCTCGGCTTCGCGCGCGACCTCGACAAGCTGTTCGCGCTGTTGCCCAAGCGGCGCCAGACGCTGCTGTTCTCGGCCACCTTTTCCGACCCGATCCGCGCCATGGCCGCCAAGCTGCTGGACGACCCGGTCGGCATCGAGGCCACGCCGCGCAACACCACCGTCAAGGCGATCCGCCAGTGGGTCGTCCCGGTCGACAAGAAGCGCAAGCCAGAGCTGTTCCTGCATCTCTTGAGACGCCACCGCTGGCCCCAGGTGCTGGCCTTCGTCAAGACGCGCAAGGGCGTGGACGCCCTGGTCGAGCTGCTGGCCGCCAAGTGCATCAATGCGGATTCGATCCACGGCGACAAGCCGCAGCCGGCGCGCCTGCGCGCGCTGGAACGCTTCAAGGCCGGCGAGGTGGATGTGCTGGTCGCCACCGACGTCGCCGCGCGCGGCCTCGACATCGACAACCTGCCGGTGGTGGTGAACGTCGACCTGCCGATCGTGGCCGAGGATTACGTGCACCGCAGCGGCCGCACCGGACGCGCCGGCGCCTCGGGCGAAGCGGTGTCACTGGTCTGCGCCGACGAGGTGCAGCAGCTGGCCGCGATCGAGGCGCTGACCGGGCAGACGCTGCCGCGCCAGGAAGAAGACGGCTTCGCGCCGGAACACCGGGTGCCGCAGACCAATGCCGGCGGCCAGGTCGTCAAGAAACCGAAAAAGCCGAAGAAGCCGAAGGGCGATGCGCAGGTGGTGAGCGAGGACGTGCGCTTCCGGCGCTGA
- a CDS encoding PEP-CTERM sorting domain-containing protein, giving the protein MNKRMDMKMNTGVKQALLALLLGCACAAASAGVISFDDLAGDESPIAAGYGGFDWDNIGVVGADAYPGSGYAAGAVSPGNVAYNLGGATAAVSRTGGGVFDFAGAWFTSAWLDQELAFEGWRDGALLYSTDTAWVIDPATPVWVGLGWSGIDTLVIYNSSGTQWAMDEFTVPEPASLALFGTALAGLVSVRRRRRPAA; this is encoded by the coding sequence ATGAACAAAAGGATGGACATGAAGATGAATACGGGTGTGAAACAGGCGCTGCTGGCGCTGCTGCTGGGCTGCGCCTGCGCCGCCGCTTCCGCCGGCGTGATCTCGTTCGACGACCTGGCGGGCGACGAATCCCCGATCGCCGCCGGCTACGGCGGCTTCGACTGGGACAACATCGGCGTGGTGGGCGCCGATGCCTATCCGGGCAGCGGCTACGCCGCCGGCGCGGTCTCGCCCGGCAACGTCGCCTACAACCTCGGCGGCGCCACGGCGGCGGTCTCCCGGACCGGCGGCGGCGTCTTCGATTTCGCCGGCGCTTGGTTCACCTCGGCCTGGCTCGACCAGGAACTGGCGTTCGAAGGCTGGCGCGACGGCGCCCTGCTGTACTCGACCGACACGGCCTGGGTGATCGACCCCGCGACCCCGGTGTGGGTGGGGCTCGGCTGGTCCGGCATCGACACGCTGGTGATCTACAACAGCAGCGGCACGCAGTGGGCGATGGACGAGTTCACGGTGCCGGAGCCGGCCTCGCTGGCGCTGTTCGGCACCGCGCTGGCCGGGCTGGTCTCGGTGCGCCGGCGCCGGCGGCCGGCGGCCTGA
- a CDS encoding sensor histidine kinase — MKVPPSQPPDPDGERLETRAAELAELLGHMTTCWDDERRQLARKLHDSLGSSMTALTMHLALLSQHLKEQPQRDRAAQMKQLLNNIIETNRNMQLALWNDKLEFLGPKAAIAELVSEWGREHGLKARISLPDEDPPYSRAQGVALLRTVEEGLRNVLAHAGATEVDVILDDDGDQAMLTVRDNGKGPQTPDAPLERHGLRLLRERARVLNGTLTLRPGLEGGSALLLILPKQD, encoded by the coding sequence ATGAAAGTTCCACCATCTCAACCACCCGATCCCGACGGCGAGCGTCTGGAGACACGTGCCGCCGAGCTCGCCGAGCTGCTCGGTCACATGACCACGTGCTGGGACGACGAGCGGCGCCAGCTGGCGCGCAAGCTACACGACAGCCTCGGCTCGTCGATGACGGCGCTGACCATGCACCTGGCGTTGCTGTCGCAGCACCTGAAGGAACAGCCGCAGCGCGACCGCGCCGCGCAGATGAAACAGTTGCTGAACAACATCATCGAAACCAACCGCAACATGCAGTTGGCGCTGTGGAACGACAAGCTGGAATTCCTGGGACCGAAGGCGGCGATCGCCGAACTGGTGAGCGAATGGGGCCGCGAACACGGCCTCAAGGCGCGCATCAGCCTGCCGGATGAAGATCCGCCGTATTCGCGCGCCCAGGGCGTGGCCCTGCTGCGCACGGTCGAGGAAGGCTTGCGCAACGTGCTGGCGCACGCCGGCGCCACCGAGGTGGACGTCATCCTGGACGACGACGGCGACCAGGCCATGCTCACGGTACGCGACAACGGCAAGGGTCCGCAAACGCCGGATGCGCCGCTCGAGCGCCACGGCCTGCGCCTGCTGCGCGAACGTGCGCGCGTGCTGAACGGCACGCTGACGCTGCGGCCCGGCCTGGAGGGCGGCTCGGCCCTGCTGCTGATCCTGCCGAAGCAGGATTGA
- a CDS encoding family 43 glycosylhydrolase, whose protein sequence is MNKNLSRWMTCAAAAASFVAANAHAQAGFTQPSFQNASVHDPSVIKVGDTFYVFGSHLASARSKDLMNWQQLTDSVSATNPLFLNGASNVYTELAETFAWAQSNTLWAPDVRQLADGKFYMYYNACKGDSPLSALGVAVAGKVEGPYVNKGIILKSGMWGQASYDGTVYDALKHPNTVDPAVFFDNGGKLWMVYGSYSGGIFIMQMNPANGMPYAGQGYGKRLIGGNHSRIEGAYVMYSPATAYYYLFTSFGGLDAAGGYNIRVARSTSPDGPYLDAQGNDMAKVKADPTKPLFDDASIAPYGVKLMGNFLFERKLGDAGSGIGTGYVSPGHNSAYYDAATGKHFLIFHTRFPERGEQHEIRVHQMFMNADGWPVVAPYRNTNETLAGVRREFVTGDYLLVNHGKDITAAIKKPVSITLNNNGTVSGALAGTWALVGSNQVELNVPGASTYKGVFVSEWDETSKSYVMTFSALAREGIAVFGSRLLPKTDAQVVNAVYAELSLGNTGAVTGNLALPTSGTRGATINWTSSNPAVLSNTGVVTAPGNGDVTVTLTATIAKGNTTVVKTFSVTVRKVGGLLAWYAFDGNLADSNGVFGAGTVVGSKIDVAGGSLGYETGVKGRAAVFNGATGVRLPNGLISTNSYTVSLWLKPAQLTAFSPTFFGARNGDAWVSLLPMGHNFVNGASMLWSGTTWYDAGLGMNIPVGQWSHLAFSVNNGAVAVYVNGVKRFSGVNFPNVFTTAAGTFALGVNWWDAPYKGSMDELRIYGKALSDAEVAGLAH, encoded by the coding sequence TTGAACAAGAACTTGTCACGCTGGATGACATGCGCCGCCGCGGCCGCGTCATTCGTGGCCGCGAACGCCCATGCCCAGGCCGGCTTCACGCAACCCTCCTTCCAGAACGCGTCCGTGCACGATCCTTCGGTAATCAAGGTCGGCGACACCTTCTACGTGTTCGGTTCGCACCTGGCCTCGGCCAGGTCGAAGGACTTGATGAACTGGCAGCAGCTGACCGACAGCGTCAGCGCCACCAATCCGCTGTTCCTGAACGGCGCGTCGAACGTGTACACCGAACTGGCGGAGACCTTTGCCTGGGCACAGTCGAACACGCTGTGGGCGCCGGACGTGCGCCAGCTGGCGGACGGCAAGTTCTACATGTACTACAACGCCTGCAAGGGCGATTCGCCGCTGTCGGCGCTGGGCGTCGCCGTCGCCGGCAAGGTCGAGGGGCCGTACGTCAACAAGGGCATCATCCTGAAGTCCGGCATGTGGGGCCAGGCCAGCTACGACGGCACCGTCTACGATGCCTTGAAACACCCGAACACGGTCGACCCGGCCGTGTTCTTCGACAACGGCGGCAAGCTGTGGATGGTCTACGGTTCCTACTCCGGCGGCATCTTCATCATGCAGATGAACCCGGCCAACGGCATGCCGTACGCGGGCCAGGGCTACGGCAAGCGCCTGATCGGCGGCAACCACAGCCGTATCGAGGGCGCCTACGTGATGTACAGCCCGGCCACCGCCTACTACTACCTGTTCACCTCGTTCGGCGGGCTGGATGCGGCCGGCGGCTACAACATCCGCGTGGCGCGCTCGACCAGCCCGGACGGCCCCTACCTCGATGCCCAGGGTAACGACATGGCCAAGGTGAAGGCCGATCCGACCAAGCCGCTGTTCGACGACGCCTCGATCGCGCCCTACGGCGTCAAATTGATGGGCAACTTCCTGTTCGAGCGCAAGCTGGGCGACGCCGGCAGCGGCATCGGCACCGGCTACGTCTCGCCGGGCCACAACTCGGCGTACTACGACGCCGCCACCGGCAAGCACTTCCTGATCTTCCACACGCGCTTCCCGGAACGCGGCGAACAGCACGAGATCCGCGTGCACCAGATGTTCATGAATGCCGACGGCTGGCCGGTGGTGGCGCCCTATCGCAACACCAACGAAACCCTGGCGGGCGTGCGGCGCGAATTCGTCACCGGCGACTACCTGCTGGTCAACCACGGCAAGGACATCACGGCCGCGATCAAGAAGCCGGTATCGATCACCCTCAACAACAACGGCACGGTCAGCGGCGCGCTGGCAGGCACCTGGGCGCTGGTGGGCAGCAACCAGGTCGAGCTCAATGTACCCGGCGCATCCACCTACAAGGGCGTGTTCGTCAGCGAGTGGGACGAGACGTCGAAGAGCTACGTGATGACCTTCTCGGCGCTGGCGCGCGAAGGCATCGCCGTGTTCGGCAGCCGCCTGCTGCCGAAGACCGACGCGCAAGTGGTGAACGCCGTGTACGCCGAACTCAGCCTGGGCAACACGGGCGCCGTCACCGGCAACCTGGCGCTGCCGACCAGCGGCACGCGCGGCGCGACCATCAACTGGACCTCGTCCAACCCGGCGGTGCTGAGCAATACCGGCGTGGTCACGGCGCCGGGCAACGGCGACGTCACGGTCACGCTCACCGCCACCATCGCCAAGGGCAATACCACGGTGGTCAAAACCTTCAGCGTCACCGTGCGCAAGGTCGGCGGCCTGCTGGCCTGGTACGCGTTCGACGGCAACCTGGCCGATTCGAACGGCGTGTTCGGCGCCGGCACCGTGGTCGGCAGCAAGATCGACGTCGCCGGCGGCAGCCTCGGCTACGAGACCGGCGTCAAGGGCCGCGCCGCCGTGTTCAACGGCGCCACCGGCGTGCGCTTGCCGAACGGCCTGATCTCGACCAACAGCTACACCGTGTCGCTGTGGCTGAAACCGGCGCAACTGACCGCGTTCTCCCCGACCTTCTTCGGCGCGCGCAACGGCGACGCCTGGGTCAGCCTGCTGCCGATGGGCCACAACTTCGTCAACGGCGCCTCGATGCTGTGGTCGGGCACGACCTGGTACGACGCAGGACTCGGCATGAACATCCCGGTCGGGCAATGGTCGCACCTGGCGTTCAGCGTCAATAACGGCGCCGTCGCCGTATACGTGAACGGCGTCAAGCGCTTTTCGGGCGTGAATTTCCCGAATGTGTTCACGACCGCCGCCGGCACCTTTGCGCTGGGCGTGAACTGGTGGGACGCGCCCTACAAAGGCTCGATGGACGAACTGCGCATCTATGGCAAGGCACTGAGCGACGCCGAAGTCGCCGGCCTGGCGCATTGA